A single Vulpes lagopus strain Blue_001 chromosome 3, ASM1834538v1, whole genome shotgun sequence DNA region contains:
- the FAM193B gene encoding protein FAM193B isoform X3: MTRRRSRPSGGAGRRERMRAAGQQKPQAPEPPPPPSLEAGAGAGPPEAPVEPDRDGPREENEPKLAPGPQVPPTSTQSVQTCCLLCHRERKGWEEGPSQNGLVLQGEKLPPDFMPKLVKNLLGEMPLWVCQSCRKSMEEDERQTGPEHAVAISLSHTSCKSQSCGGDSHSSSSSSSSSSSSSSCHGNSGDWDPSSFLSAHKLSGLWNSPHSSGAVPGSSLGSPPTIPGEVFSISEHHRHSDLTAPPNSPTGHHPQPASLIPSHPGSFGSPPHPHLLPTTPAAPFPAQASECPVAAAAAPHTPGACQNPHLPSTSMPLLKMPPPFSGCSHPCSGHCSGHCGGPLLPPPSSQQLPSTHSRDPGCKGHKFTHSGLACQLPQPCEADEGLGEEEDSSSERSSCTSSSTHQRDGKFCDCCYCEFFGHNAPPAAPTSRNYTEIREKLRSRLTRRKEEPPMKGGALGGIPGEPAVDHRDVDELLEFINSTEPKVPNSARAAKRARHKLKKKEKEKAHLAAEALKQVNRSVSGSREPRPTRERLLEWPDRELDRVNSFLSSRLQEIKNTVKDSIRASFSVCELNMDSNGFSKEGAAEPEPQNLSPSNFNGSSEQRPDINLDLSPLTLGSSQNHTLRVPGEPAPPWTEMRGSHPPWTEVRGPPPGIIPENGLVRRLNAVPNLSRVIWVKTPKPGNPSPEEPSPKEVPSFKQELSEPVASSGKPRKGKRQGSQSKKNEASPAPRSPASLEAPNAKGQTPSSKQPGKAPEPSKVGSCAEAGEGSQPGPGWAGSPKADEKGSSWRNWPGEAKARPLEQESMQPPGPARPQSLPQGKGRSRRNRNKQEKTAASLDDVFLPKDMDGVEMDETDREVEYFKRFCLDSAKQTRQKVAVNWTNFSLKKTTPSTVQ, translated from the exons gttccccccacctccacccagtCTGTGCAGACTTGCTGCCTGCTATGTCATCGGGAACGCAAAGGCTGGGAAGAAGGCCCTTCCCAAAATGGACTGGTGTTGCAGGGTGAGAAGCTGCCCCCTGACTTCATGCCAAAGCTTGTCAAGAATCTCCTAGGCGAGATGCCTCTATGGGTCTGCCAGAGTTGCCGAAAGAGCATGGAGGAAGATGAAAGGCAGACAGGTCCAGAGCATGCAGTGGCG ATCTCCTTGTCACACACATCCTGCAAATCACAGTCTTGTGGGGGTGACTCTCATTCCTCTTCGTCCTCCTCTTcatcgtcctcgtcctcctcctcctgccatgGGAACTCAGGGGACTGGGATCCCAGCTCCTTCCTGTCAGCACATAAGCTCTCGGGCCTCTGGAACTCTCCGCACTCCAGTGGGGCTGTGCCGGGTAGCTCACTCGGGAGTCCTCCTACCATCCCTG GTGAGGTTTTCTCTATCTCGGAGCACCACCGGCACTCAGACCTCACTGCTCCACCTAACAGCCCCACCGGCCACCACCCGCAGCCAGCGTCACTGATCCCATCTCACCCCGGATCCTTTGGCTCACCACCCCACCCACACCTGCTGCCTACTACCCCAGCAGCACCTTTCCCTGCCCAGGCTTCAGAATGCCCAGTTGCCGCTGCTGccgccccccacaccccagggGCATGTCAGAACCCTCACCTGCCCTCCACCAGCATGCCGCTCCTGAAGATGCCTCCACCATTCTCAGGGTGCAGCCACCCCTGTAGTGGGCACTGCAGTGGGCACTGTGGTgggcctctcctcccacctcccagctctCAACAACTCCCTAGCACTCACAG CAGGGATCCTGGGTGCAAAGGGCACAAGTTTACACACAGTGGCCTGGCCTGccagctgccccagccctgcGAGGCAGATGAGGGCCtgggtgaggaagaggacagcAGCTCAGAGCGCAGCTCCTGCACCTCATCCTCCACTCATCAGagagatggaaagttctgtgaCTGCTGCTACTGTGAGTTCTTCGGCCACAATGCG ccacccgCTGCCCCGACGAGTCGGAATTATACAGAGATCCGGGAGAAGCTCCGCTCGAGGCTGACCAGGCGGAAAGAGGAGCCGCCCATGAAGGGGGGCGCCCTGGGCGGGATCCCTGGGGAGCCCGCCGTGGACCACCGAGATGTGGATGAGCTGCTGGAATTCATCAACAGCACGGAGCCCAAAGTCCCCAACAGCGCCAGGGCCGCCAAGCGGGCCCGGCACAAGCTGAAAAAgaag GAAAAGGAGAAGGCCCACTTGGCAGCAGAAGCTCTAAAGCAGGTGAATCGAAGTGTTTCTGGAAGCCGGGAGCCAAGGCCTACCAGGGAGAGGCTCTTGGAGTGGCCTGACCGGGAGCTGGATCGGGTCAACAGCTTCCTGAGCAGCCGTCTGCAAGAGATCAAGAACACCGTCAAGGACTCTATCCGTGCCAGCTTCAGTGTGTGTGAGCTCAACATGGACAGCAATGGATTCTCTAAGGAAGGGGCTGCTGAGCCAGAGCCCCAGAACCTATCCCCCTCAAACTTCAATGGCTCATCAGAACAACGGCCTGACATTAACCTTGACCTGTCCCCTTTGACTTTGGGGTCCTCTCAGAACCACACGTTACGAGTTCCAGGTGAGCCAGCCCCACCATGGACAGAAATGAGAGGCTCTCACCCACCATGGACAGAGGTGAGGGGGCCCCCTCCCGGTATCATCCCTGAGAATGGGCTGGTGAGGAGACTCAATGCAGTGCCCAACCTTTCCCGGGTGATCTGGGTCAAGACACCCAAGCCAGGCAACCCTAGTCCTGAGGAGCCAAGCCCAAAGGAGGTTCCCAGTTTCAAGCAGGAGCTGTCTGAGCCTGTGGCCTCAAGTGGAAAGCCGCGGAAGGGCAAGAGACAGGGCAGTCAGTCCAAGAAGAATGAGGCGAGCCCAGCCCCCCGGTCCCCAGCTAGCCTTGAGGCTCCCAATGCCAAGGGCCAGACCCCCAGCTCCAAGCAGCCAGGCAAGGCCCCAGAGCCTTCCAAGGTGGGCAGCTGTGCTGAGGCTGGAGAGGGGAGCCAGCCAGGACCAGGCTGGGCTGGCAGCCCCAAAGCTGACGAGAAGGGCAGCTCCTGGCGAAACTGGCCAGGTGAGGCCAAAGCACGGCCTCTGGAGCAGGAGTCTATGCAGCCCCCAGGCCCAGCAAGGCCACAAAGCTTGCCGCAGGGCAAGGGCCGCAGCCGCCGGAACCGCAACAAGCAGGAGAAGACGGCCGCCTCCTTGG ACGATGTGTTCCTGCCCAAGGACATGGATGGGGTGGAGATGGATGAGACTGACCGGGAGGTGGAATACTTCAAGAG GTTCTGTTTGGATTCTGCAAAGCAAACTCGTCAGAAAGTTGCTGTGAACTGGACCAACTTCAGCCTCAAGAAAACCACTCCCAGCACAGTTCAGTGA